A genomic segment from uncultured Desulfuromonas sp. encodes:
- a CDS encoding beta-ketoacyl synthase N-terminal-like domain-containing protein — protein MNLLSQPIAIQGLSCIGGFGRGGDAFIQALQDEIDRPQCSDRHHGDGQAYYPAFLAKTDGLDDFVPKRALRRLDHYSRLALLGGSMALADAGITEEKRENIGVIVASGYGAVATTFGFLDSVLEDGDHCASPTAFSNSVHNVAGAYLSMQLGIHGPNLTLSQFEMSVSAALHNAVCWLQQGRVDTVLVGGVDEHCDVLNYCYGRYFANDPVPSHIEPFALEKQTAIPGEGAAFLVLCRDPKKARYGYIDALCGGHVDRSGDTLIQRSPVLLGVDGHRHTASWYRQSIGTPKTSCSHVYGSLPCGQAFDLVAAALMVRDQSCYALCSRDEDCAPIRQVTSVKCAADGQFGAVRVTRGYGKGR, from the coding sequence ATGAATCTCCTTTCTCAACCTATTGCGATACAAGGCCTCAGTTGTATTGGTGGTTTCGGTCGTGGCGGCGATGCGTTTATTCAAGCGCTCCAGGACGAGATTGACCGTCCTCAGTGTTCTGATCGCCATCATGGCGATGGCCAGGCGTATTACCCGGCATTTTTGGCAAAAACGGACGGATTGGATGATTTTGTACCGAAACGAGCTCTGCGGCGTCTTGATCATTATTCCCGCTTGGCTCTGCTCGGTGGCAGTATGGCGCTGGCTGATGCCGGGATCACTGAGGAAAAAAGAGAAAACATTGGTGTGATTGTTGCCAGTGGCTATGGTGCTGTGGCAACGACATTTGGTTTTCTTGATTCTGTGCTTGAAGATGGTGATCACTGCGCGTCGCCAACGGCTTTTTCCAATTCGGTGCACAATGTTGCCGGTGCTTACCTGTCCATGCAGTTGGGTATTCATGGTCCGAATCTCACGCTGAGCCAGTTTGAAATGTCGGTATCGGCTGCGTTACATAATGCCGTTTGCTGGTTACAACAGGGCCGGGTCGATACTGTGTTGGTTGGTGGGGTAGACGAGCATTGCGATGTGCTGAATTACTGCTATGGCCGCTATTTTGCCAATGATCCGGTTCCATCACATATTGAGCCGTTTGCTTTAGAAAAACAGACAGCGATCCCTGGAGAAGGTGCCGCATTTTTGGTGTTGTGCCGGGATCCAAAAAAAGCACGATATGGCTATATCGACGCGTTGTGCGGTGGTCATGTTGACAGGAGCGGCGATACACTGATCCAGCGCTCACCTGTTTTGCTGGGTGTTGATGGCCACAGGCATACGGCCTCCTGGTATCGACAGAGTATCGGCACGCCCAAAACCAGCTGCAGTCATGTCTATGGCAGTTTACCCTGCGGGCAGGCCTTTGATCTGGTGGCTGCGGCTTTAATGGTCAGAGATCAATCCTGTTATGCCTTGTGCAGTCGCGATGAGGACTGCGCACCGATCCGTCAGGTCACCAGCGTGAAATGCGCTGCAGATGGCCAATTCGGAGCCGTTCGTGTGACACGGGGTTACGGAAAAGGACGTTAA
- a CDS encoding BtrH N-terminal domain-containing protein: protein MIVDFPHRQSAHCESGAVASLLTHAGLPVSEAMAFGLGGGLFFGYVPFVKLNGLPLTTYRCRPGGIFSRVTKGLHCQVHQQRYRKPQQAMDDLDRLLQEGIAVGVQTSVFWLPYIPPALRFHFNAHNLIVVGKEGSRYLISDPVMPDLVWCEAEDLIKARFAQGALAPRGRCYYLKKGPQVTDLRQPVLRGMKIVCRDMQAPVPVGGIRGMRFMAKSMRRWEETYGTRRAISCLAQLIRMQEEIGTGGAGFRFIYAAFLQESAELFGSEDLRTLAQRLTDIGDGWRELAVNAARRCKGRDDSITFDTLADQVAHQAEVEEPFYRDLRHTVKELQHELKQR from the coding sequence ATGATTGTCGATTTTCCTCACCGACAATCGGCCCATTGTGAAAGTGGAGCGGTTGCCAGTTTGCTGACCCATGCCGGACTCCCTGTGTCCGAGGCCATGGCATTTGGTCTAGGCGGTGGTCTCTTTTTTGGCTATGTTCCTTTTGTGAAACTCAATGGCTTACCGTTAACCACCTACCGTTGCCGTCCTGGTGGAATTTTCAGTCGTGTGACCAAAGGGTTGCACTGTCAGGTTCATCAGCAACGCTATCGCAAGCCACAGCAGGCCATGGACGATCTGGACCGTCTGCTTCAAGAGGGCATCGCTGTTGGTGTGCAAACCAGTGTGTTCTGGTTACCTTACATCCCGCCGGCGTTACGTTTTCATTTCAACGCACACAATCTGATTGTTGTTGGAAAAGAGGGATCTCGCTACCTGATCAGCGATCCGGTAATGCCGGATCTTGTCTGGTGTGAAGCGGAGGATCTGATCAAGGCCCGCTTTGCTCAGGGGGCTCTGGCACCACGTGGGCGCTGTTATTATCTAAAAAAAGGACCGCAGGTTACCGACCTGCGTCAGCCGGTGTTGCGTGGTATGAAAATTGTCTGTCGCGACATGCAGGCCCCGGTGCCGGTCGGAGGAATTCGCGGCATGCGGTTTATGGCGAAAAGCATGCGTCGTTGGGAAGAAACGTATGGGACGCGACGAGCCATCTCCTGTCTGGCACAACTGATTCGTATGCAGGAAGAGATCGGTACAGGCGGGGCTGGTTTTCGTTTTATCTATGCCGCTTTTCTCCAGGAAAGTGCTGAATTGTTCGGCAGTGAAGATCTGAGGACCCTGGCGCAACGCCTGACTGACATTGGTGATGGCTGGCGTGAGCTGGCTGTCAATGCTGCCCGACGCTGCAAGGGGCGTGATGATAGTATCACATTTGACACCCTGGCGGACCAGGTGGCCCATCAGGCTGAGGTCGAGGAGCCATTTTATCGCGATTTACGCCACACGGTAAAAGAGCTGCAACACGAGCTGAAACAGAGATGA
- a CDS encoding ABC transporter ATP-binding protein: protein MTCPVLEATELIKAYRGQQCPAVDGFELSLQPGELIGLLGPNGAGKTTTISLLSTLMRPDSGRLTIQGIDALSAPHKVRHLIGMVPQDLALYPSLTLAENLRFWGRLYGLQGSRLEQALSDCVAITGLQDVMNRRIDTFSGGMKRRANLAAGIVHHPQILFLDEPTVGIDAQSRHLILSNLRQLNEDGMTMVYTTHYMEEVSQLCQRVVVIDEGQEVVSGPVASLLAEHPECAHLEELFLKLTGKQLRD from the coding sequence ATGACCTGTCCTGTTCTTGAAGCGACCGAGCTGATCAAAGCGTATCGTGGTCAGCAATGTCCGGCTGTGGACGGTTTTGAATTGTCTTTGCAACCGGGAGAGCTGATTGGTCTGCTCGGCCCAAATGGTGCCGGTAAAACCACGACAATTTCCCTATTATCGACTCTGATGCGACCGGATAGTGGGCGTTTGACTATTCAGGGAATTGATGCTCTGAGTGCCCCGCACAAAGTGCGTCATTTGATCGGCATGGTTCCTCAGGACCTGGCGTTGTATCCCAGTTTGACGCTGGCTGAAAATTTGCGTTTCTGGGGGCGGCTATATGGATTGCAGGGATCTCGACTCGAACAGGCGTTGTCAGACTGTGTTGCGATTACCGGCCTTCAGGACGTCATGAATCGCCGGATCGATACTTTTTCCGGAGGCATGAAACGGCGCGCCAATCTGGCTGCCGGGATTGTTCATCATCCTCAGATTCTCTTTCTTGATGAGCCGACCGTCGGTATTGACGCCCAGTCTCGTCATCTGATTCTCTCCAATTTACGCCAGCTCAATGAAGATGGTATGACCATGGTTTACACGACCCATTATATGGAGGAGGTCAGCCAGCTGTGTCAACGTGTTGTTGTTATTGATGAAGGACAAGAAGTCGTGTCCGGTCCCGTTGCCTCTCTGTTGGCGGAACATCCGGAATGTGCTCATCTTGAGGAGTTGTTTCTCAAGCTGACCGGTAAGCAATTGAGGGACTGA
- a CDS encoding ABC transporter permease — protein MLLQLWAVILKELQLLRRDRGGLAVLFVMPVALVLVVCLVQDNILKTSGATAVDVLIVDHDQATIGPWLVSQLEQQSDLHLSVKDGELSFEQAQQSVERGDYQLGIYLADDLSHTLQLAVDSQMRHELFAASSAQNSAMPSLFYSFDPAVQGGLRSGLTGMINQIIQRRIAELRLESLQKYLPKRIEHYVTSELGPMFSQALAQHPLRLQLSHTDRDKIPVVPLENRAGFTMPTSIQHNVPAWSIFGLFFIVLPLATVMLQERTQGVFVRLQLVPRGAWALLTGRLTAYLMISLVQFALMLTVGRTLLPLLGTDSLDLHGQVPALVVVSLCVALAACGFGLLLGVYARSSQQASLTAAVAIVIFAALGGIMIPVYLMPEMMQHISIISPLGWGMEAMQILVLRGGTLLQTWPYLMRLLICFAVCCFFAWRGLRRRC, from the coding sequence ATGCTGTTGCAATTGTGGGCAGTCATCTTAAAAGAATTGCAATTGCTGCGACGCGACCGTGGTGGCCTTGCCGTTCTCTTTGTGATGCCGGTTGCTCTGGTGCTGGTTGTCTGCCTGGTTCAGGATAATATTCTCAAAACGTCTGGAGCGACCGCGGTCGATGTGCTGATTGTAGATCATGATCAGGCGACCATCGGGCCGTGGCTTGTTTCTCAATTAGAGCAGCAAAGCGATCTGCACCTGTCTGTCAAAGATGGCGAACTGAGCTTCGAGCAGGCGCAACAATCGGTGGAGCGCGGAGACTATCAACTGGGGATTTATCTGGCTGATGATTTGAGCCACACTTTGCAGCTAGCGGTTGATAGCCAGATGCGCCACGAACTTTTTGCGGCTTCATCGGCGCAGAACAGTGCGATGCCATCGCTATTCTATTCCTTTGACCCGGCTGTTCAGGGTGGGCTTCGCTCCGGATTGACCGGGATGATCAATCAGATTATTCAGAGACGTATTGCCGAATTACGTCTGGAAAGTCTTCAGAAATATTTGCCGAAACGGATCGAACACTATGTGACGTCAGAGTTGGGGCCGATGTTTTCCCAGGCTTTGGCGCAACATCCTCTGCGGCTCCAGCTGAGTCACACCGATAGGGATAAAATACCGGTTGTTCCTCTGGAAAACCGGGCAGGATTTACCATGCCGACGTCGATTCAGCATAATGTTCCGGCCTGGTCGATTTTCGGACTGTTTTTCATTGTGTTGCCCTTGGCGACCGTGATGCTGCAGGAACGTACACAGGGAGTTTTTGTCCGCCTACAGTTGGTTCCCCGGGGTGCTTGGGCTTTATTAACAGGCCGTTTGACCGCCTATTTGATGATCAGCCTTGTTCAATTTGCGTTGATGCTGACCGTTGGTCGTACCTTGTTGCCTTTGTTGGGAACGGACTCTCTCGATCTTCATGGTCAAGTGCCGGCGTTGGTCGTCGTGAGTTTATGTGTGGCTCTTGCCGCTTGCGGGTTTGGTCTTTTGCTGGGTGTGTACGCACGCAGCAGCCAACAGGCCAGTTTGACCGCTGCTGTGGCCATTGTCATTTTTGCCGCGTTAGGCGGCATTATGATCCCGGTTTATCTGATGCCGGAGATGATGCAGCACATCAGTATTATTTCGCCATTGGGGTGGGGCATGGAAGCGATGCAGATTCTAGTGTTGCGTGGCGGCACGTTGCTGCAAACCTGGCCCTATCTTATGCGATTGTTGATCTGTTTTGCCGTCTGTTGTTTTTTTGCCTGGCGTGGTTTGCGTCGGCGGTGTTGA
- a CDS encoding phosphopantetheine-binding protein, whose protein sequence is MSREALYRELQDLIIEACHIQEEFPEIIDPDVSLIGPDSPLGLDSLDAVEIVVAVQRQYDVRIGGEQTGREAMDTLSALADFVETHRS, encoded by the coding sequence ATGAGTCGTGAAGCTTTGTACCGCGAATTACAAGATTTGATCATTGAAGCCTGTCATATCCAGGAAGAATTTCCTGAAATCATTGATCCTGACGTGTCACTGATCGGTCCGGACTCTCCTCTGGGGCTGGATTCACTTGATGCCGTGGAGATTGTCGTGGCTGTACAGCGACAGTATGATGTGCGTATCGGTGGTGAACAAACTGGGCGTGAGGCAATGGATACGTTGAGTGCTTTGGCTGATTTCGTCGAAACCCATCGATCATGA
- a CDS encoding Na/Pi cotransporter family protein translates to MSALLSQSLLFGLLGGLGLFLFGMKIMSEGLQKVAGNRMRKILAALTNNRYVAAFVGLAVTAIIQSSSATTVMVVGFVNAGLMSLVQAIGVVLGANIGTTVTAQLIAFKITKFALPAIGIGVGLKMFAKRKSWVYIGEIILGFGILFYGLSVMKHAFDPVKSSEEFRHIFMLVGDNHLLAVAVGALMTVVVQSSSATIGITLALATSGLLTFEGSMALILGENIGTTITANLAAIGANVAARRTAMSHFLFNVIGVAYMLLLFPYFTAFIEWLTPGDADFVISTQQQAQDLMMAIGDKPYIARHIANTHSLFNVLNVVIFLPMIGLLAKLATRLVPGEDVEVEFHLKYIDNRVLNTPPLAISQARSETNRMAELCLECLDDTLTFMRNGDTRMLEGLRKKEDLIDLLQKEIIDFLVAVSQRPISQEVSKEISSLMHIVNDLEKVGDYCENLWELALRKMEERVNFSQMAMTEFDDLAKKTRDFFAFVKSAMERKDTTIKAKAQLMENQIDDLEERQRLNHIARLNTGECSVTPGLIFIDMLHNFEKIGDHTHSVSRAIVGEK, encoded by the coding sequence ATGTCGGCGTTGTTGAGCCAGAGCCTGTTGTTTGGGCTGTTGGGTGGCCTTGGTCTGTTCCTTTTCGGCATGAAGATCATGTCGGAAGGGTTGCAGAAGGTTGCCGGAAACCGAATGCGCAAGATCCTTGCCGCCTTAACCAATAACCGGTACGTGGCTGCCTTTGTCGGATTGGCTGTCACGGCAATAATCCAATCATCGAGTGCCACAACAGTGATGGTGGTCGGTTTTGTCAATGCCGGTTTGATGTCCCTTGTTCAGGCTATTGGAGTGGTTCTTGGCGCGAATATCGGCACCACGGTGACTGCTCAACTGATCGCGTTCAAAATTACCAAGTTTGCGTTGCCGGCCATTGGTATCGGTGTTGGTTTGAAAATGTTTGCCAAGCGCAAAAGTTGGGTTTATATCGGTGAAATCATTCTGGGATTCGGCATCTTGTTTTATGGTTTGTCGGTCATGAAGCATGCTTTTGATCCGGTGAAGAGCAGCGAAGAGTTTCGGCACATTTTTATGCTGGTCGGAGATAACCATCTACTGGCTGTTGCCGTTGGCGCTCTGATGACGGTGGTTGTCCAGAGTAGTAGTGCCACCATCGGTATCACTCTGGCGTTGGCTACCAGTGGGCTGCTGACCTTCGAAGGCAGCATGGCTTTGATCCTTGGGGAAAACATCGGCACAACCATCACCGCCAATCTGGCGGCCATAGGTGCCAACGTCGCGGCGCGACGCACCGCCATGTCGCATTTCTTGTTCAATGTGATCGGCGTGGCTTACATGCTCCTTCTGTTTCCTTACTTTACGGCGTTTATCGAGTGGCTGACACCCGGTGACGCCGATTTTGTTATCAGCACTCAGCAACAGGCACAAGACCTGATGATGGCCATCGGCGATAAACCTTATATTGCCCGCCATATTGCCAACACCCATAGTTTGTTTAATGTCCTAAACGTCGTCATTTTTCTGCCGATGATCGGTTTGTTGGCCAAGTTGGCCACCCGTCTTGTTCCGGGAGAAGATGTTGAGGTCGAATTCCATCTTAAATATATCGACAATCGTGTCCTCAATACGCCTCCTTTGGCGATCAGCCAGGCGCGCTCAGAAACCAATCGCATGGCGGAACTGTGTCTGGAATGTCTTGATGACACGTTAACCTTCATGCGCAATGGCGATACACGCATGCTCGAAGGGCTGCGTAAAAAAGAAGACCTGATTGACCTGCTGCAAAAAGAGATCATCGACTTTCTTGTCGCCGTTTCGCAGCGCCCCATCTCGCAGGAAGTTTCCAAAGAGATCTCTTCGCTTATGCATATTGTCAATGACTTGGAAAAGGTTGGCGATTACTGTGAGAATCTGTGGGAGCTGGCCTTACGAAAAATGGAGGAGCGGGTTAATTTTTCTCAGATGGCAATGACTGAGTTTGATGATCTGGCGAAGAAAACCCGCGACTTTTTTGCTTTTGTAAAATCCGCGATGGAGAGAAAAGATACGACGATCAAAGCCAAGGCTCAGCTGATGGAAAATCAAATTGATGATCTCGAAGAGCGTCAGCGCCTTAATCATATTGCCCGACTTAATACCGGAGAATGTTCAGTGACGCCGGGATTAATCTTTATCGACATGCTGCACAATTTTGAAAAAATTGGTGATCATACCCACAGTGTCTCACGCGCTATTGTCGGGGAAAAATAG
- the iorA gene encoding indolepyruvate ferredoxin oxidoreductase subunit alpha, whose protein sequence is MSKEILSGNEAIARGAFEAGVKVAVAYPGTPSTEILENTAHYPSIDSSWAPNEKVALEVGIGSCFGGARSLVTMKHVGVNVAADPLFTLSYTGVRGGLVLVVADDPELHSSQDEQDSRHYARAAKVPMFEPSDSQEALAFTRLAFDASEQFDTPMFLRTTTRISHSKSIVETGEPVTGLPEPSLERNPPKFVMLPGNARKRHVFVEKRLQDMAEWSCSQSFNRIEERSSDVGVITAGIAYQYAREVLPDASVLKLGLVYPLPAQLVKDFASRFKTLYVVEELEPFLEDQIRALGINVIGKDRLPICGELTPGRVREALLAEKPQPAYETTIDLPNRPPNMCPGCPHRGVFYALNRLKAFVTGDIGCYTLGFMPPLSAMDTCVCMGASVGNASGLNKVLTGPDKQKVVGVIGDSTFLHTGINGLMDMVYNGSTATLIILDNHITAMTGRQENPASGFTLSGELSAQVDLEQLCRSVGIRSVRKVNPWNLEETRQVIKEEMEREEPSVVITEAPCILIKRDVGQRKPPLVIDPDKCTGCKACLKIGCPAIEWQPDAGERGKAYVNQLLCVGCGICDQLCKFDAYSEVTND, encoded by the coding sequence ATGAGTAAAGAAATTTTATCTGGAAATGAAGCGATCGCCCGCGGGGCGTTCGAAGCCGGAGTCAAGGTGGCGGTGGCCTATCCGGGAACACCAAGTACCGAGATTCTGGAGAATACAGCCCATTACCCCTCGATTGATTCTTCCTGGGCACCCAACGAAAAAGTCGCCCTGGAAGTGGGGATCGGTTCTTGTTTTGGTGGTGCACGCAGCCTGGTCACCATGAAACACGTTGGTGTCAATGTTGCTGCGGACCCGTTGTTCACATTGTCCTATACCGGCGTGCGTGGCGGTCTGGTTCTCGTCGTCGCCGATGATCCGGAATTGCACTCGTCTCAGGATGAGCAGGACAGCCGTCACTATGCCCGGGCTGCAAAAGTTCCGATGTTTGAACCATCGGACAGTCAGGAAGCACTGGCATTTACGCGACTGGCTTTTGACGCCAGCGAACAGTTCGATACGCCGATGTTCCTGCGCACCACAACCCGAATCTCTCACTCCAAATCGATTGTTGAAACTGGTGAGCCGGTTACTGGACTGCCTGAACCGAGTCTGGAACGCAATCCGCCCAAGTTCGTCATGTTGCCGGGTAATGCCCGCAAGCGTCACGTGTTTGTTGAGAAACGCTTACAGGACATGGCGGAGTGGTCGTGCAGTCAATCATTCAATCGTATCGAAGAACGCAGCAGTGATGTTGGTGTCATCACTGCCGGTATCGCCTACCAGTATGCTCGTGAGGTATTGCCGGATGCTTCTGTCCTCAAGTTGGGTCTGGTTTATCCGTTGCCGGCGCAACTGGTTAAGGATTTTGCCAGTCGCTTCAAGACGTTGTATGTGGTTGAAGAACTGGAACCGTTTCTCGAAGATCAGATCCGTGCCTTGGGCATTAACGTCATCGGCAAAGACCGTCTGCCCATTTGTGGTGAACTGACACCTGGACGTGTGCGGGAAGCTTTGCTGGCGGAAAAACCGCAACCGGCGTATGAAACAACAATTGACCTGCCTAACCGTCCACCTAATATGTGTCCGGGCTGTCCACACCGTGGCGTCTTTTATGCGCTGAATCGCCTCAAGGCGTTTGTCACCGGCGATATCGGTTGTTATACGCTGGGATTCATGCCGCCGTTGTCGGCCATGGATACCTGTGTGTGCATGGGCGCCAGTGTCGGTAATGCTTCCGGTTTGAATAAAGTGTTGACCGGCCCGGATAAACAGAAAGTTGTTGGCGTGATCGGGGATTCCACGTTCCTGCATACCGGCATCAACGGTTTGATGGACATGGTCTACAATGGTTCGACTGCGACATTGATTATTCTCGACAATCACATTACCGCTATGACCGGTCGTCAGGAGAATCCTGCATCAGGGTTTACTCTGTCTGGTGAACTCAGCGCACAAGTTGACTTGGAGCAGTTGTGCCGCAGTGTTGGTATCCGTTCGGTGCGTAAAGTCAATCCGTGGAACCTGGAGGAGACCCGTCAGGTGATCAAGGAGGAGATGGAGCGCGAAGAGCCTTCCGTTGTCATTACTGAAGCGCCTTGTATCCTGATTAAGCGCGATGTCGGGCAGCGTAAACCACCACTGGTGATTGATCCGGATAAATGTACCGGCTGCAAGGCGTGTCTGAAAATCGGTTGTCCGGCCATCGAATGGCAACCGGATGCCGGGGAGCGGGGCAAGGCCTATGTCAACCAACTGTTGTGTGTTGGTTGTGGAATCTGTGATCAGTTGTGTAAGTTTGATGCCTATAGCGAGGTGACCAATGACTAA
- a CDS encoding indolepyruvate oxidoreductase subunit beta, producing the protein MTKVTNILLAGVGGQGTLLASEVLSEVLMLAGYDVKKNEIHGMSQRGGSVSSHVRFGEQVFSPIIPEGETDILFGFELLETYRNLPLLKKGGAVITNNLKLMPPSVATGQERYPEGLEELICQQVEKSLVVDGLALAMEAGNPRTVNIALLGALSMKIDVALELWEQALRKMVPEKFLEENLRAFELGRQAA; encoded by the coding sequence ATGACTAAAGTAACCAATATCCTGTTGGCCGGTGTTGGTGGTCAGGGAACTCTGCTGGCCAGTGAAGTGTTGTCCGAAGTGTTGATGCTGGCGGGTTATGATGTGAAAAAGAATGAGATCCACGGCATGTCCCAACGTGGTGGCAGCGTCTCTTCCCATGTCCGCTTTGGCGAGCAGGTTTTTTCGCCGATCATACCGGAAGGGGAGACGGATATTCTGTTTGGTTTTGAACTGTTGGAAACCTATCGCAATCTGCCATTGTTAAAAAAAGGCGGTGCGGTGATTACCAACAATCTGAAGCTGATGCCGCCGTCCGTGGCTACCGGTCAGGAACGTTATCCTGAAGGGCTTGAAGAGCTGATTTGCCAACAGGTGGAGAAATCTCTAGTCGTCGATGGACTCGCTTTGGCCATGGAGGCTGGTAACCCGCGCACAGTGAATATAGCTTTACTGGGGGCTCTGTCGATGAAAATCGATGTGGCACTGGAACTATGGGAACAGGCACTGCGCAAAATGGTGCCTGAAAAATTTCTTGAGGAAAATCTGCGGGCATTTGAGCTCGGTCGTCAGGCCGCCTGA
- the paaK gene encoding phenylacetate--CoA ligase PaaK, protein MIWNEDFETLPREAIEALQLTRLKQTVERVYAMVPFYRDSFNKAGITPADIRSLDDLQRLPFTLKQDMRDNYPYGLFAVPLDQIVRIHASSGTTGKPTVVGYTKRDIDTWSELMARSFMASGATRGDVIHNAYGYGLFTGGLGAHYGAERLGASVIPMSGGNTKKQIMIMQDFGSSVITCTPSYSLYLAEALADEGVDVADLKLRIGILGAEPWSESMREEIEAKLGIKAIDIYGLSEIMGPGVGIECVEAQHGLHIWEDHFIPEIIDPATGKVLPHGEKGELVLTTITKEGIPLIRYRTRDITRIISEPCICGRTHLRIERLSGRSDDMLIIRGVNVFPSQIESVLCQIEGLAPHYQLIVEREDNLDSLEVQVEVNEETFSDEVKQMQELSAQIRKDIKDLLGITCKVRLVEPKTIARSEGKAQRVIDRRQG, encoded by the coding sequence ATGATCTGGAATGAAGATTTCGAAACCCTGCCACGTGAGGCGATTGAAGCGTTGCAGTTGACCCGATTGAAACAGACGGTAGAGCGGGTTTATGCCATGGTGCCGTTTTATCGTGACAGCTTCAATAAGGCGGGCATTACTCCGGCGGATATCCGTTCGCTGGATGATTTGCAACGTCTGCCGTTTACGCTCAAACAGGATATGCGCGACAACTATCCCTATGGATTGTTCGCGGTGCCGCTCGATCAGATTGTACGGATTCATGCCTCTTCGGGAACGACCGGCAAGCCGACGGTGGTTGGCTACACCAAACGTGATATTGATACTTGGTCGGAATTGATGGCGCGCTCGTTTATGGCTTCTGGTGCTACCCGCGGTGATGTCATTCATAATGCATACGGCTATGGCCTGTTTACCGGCGGTCTTGGTGCTCATTATGGTGCGGAACGTCTTGGTGCCTCGGTCATTCCCATGTCTGGCGGCAATACGAAAAAACAGATCATGATTATGCAGGACTTCGGTTCATCAGTGATCACATGTACGCCGTCTTACAGCCTTTATCTGGCGGAAGCGTTGGCGGATGAAGGCGTGGATGTTGCTGATTTGAAACTGCGGATTGGAATCCTCGGTGCGGAGCCGTGGAGTGAATCCATGCGCGAGGAGATTGAGGCCAAGCTTGGCATTAAGGCCATCGATATCTACGGCTTGTCGGAGATCATGGGGCCTGGTGTTGGCATCGAATGTGTGGAAGCCCAGCATGGCCTGCATATCTGGGAAGATCATTTTATCCCTGAAATTATCGATCCGGCGACGGGCAAAGTTCTGCCTCATGGTGAAAAGGGTGAGCTAGTCCTGACGACCATCACCAAAGAAGGCATTCCGCTGATCCGTTATCGGACACGTGATATTACGCGGATTATCTCTGAGCCTTGTATCTGTGGTCGGACCCATCTGCGCATTGAGCGTCTCAGCGGTCGTAGTGATGACATGCTGATTATTCGTGGTGTCAATGTCTTCCCGTCCCAGATTGAAAGTGTCTTGTGTCAGATCGAGGGGCTGGCGCCGCATTATCAGTTGATCGTTGAGCGCGAAGACAACCTGGACAGTCTCGAAGTTCAGGTTGAAGTCAACGAAGAAACGTTCTCGGACGAAGTCAAACAGATGCAGGAGTTGAGTGCCCAGATCCGCAAAGATATCAAAGATCTGCTCGGGATCACCTGTAAAGTGCGGCTGGTCGAACCAAAAACCATTGCCCGCAGTGAGGGCAAGGCACAACGGGTGATTGATCGCCGACAAGGCTAA
- a CDS encoding ACT domain-containing protein produces MKVEQISIFIENKSGRLAEVTQALGDSGVNIRALSLADTSDFGILRLIVDKTDVAKQALKEKGFTVNKTAVVAVEVPDCPSGLAGILQVLDKGGVNVEYMYAFVERCGENAVIIFRFDDPEAAISVLTENGVHVLQGERVYTM; encoded by the coding sequence ATGAAAGTAGAACAGATTTCCATCTTTATTGAGAATAAATCAGGTCGTTTGGCGGAAGTCACACAAGCTCTGGGTGACAGTGGTGTGAACATTCGAGCCCTGTCTCTCGCGGATACTTCAGATTTCGGCATCTTGCGTCTGATCGTTGATAAGACGGATGTGGCCAAACAGGCCCTCAAGGAAAAAGGCTTTACCGTCAACAAAACGGCCGTTGTCGCCGTTGAAGTTCCGGATTGTCCCTCGGGCCTGGCTGGGATACTTCAAGTGCTCGACAAAGGTGGTGTGAATGTCGAGTATATGTATGCGTTTGTCGAGCGCTGCGGTGAAAATGCCGTGATTATTTTCCGCTTTGATGATCCGGAGGCGGCGATTTCTGTATTGACTGAAAACGGTGTGCACGTTCTTCAAGGAGAGCGTGTTTATACCATGTAA